In one window of Pseudochaenichthys georgianus chromosome 5, fPseGeo1.2, whole genome shotgun sequence DNA:
- the LOC117446535 gene encoding poly(rC)-binding protein 2 isoform X1 gives MEYQIELGDQSPQFCTDPQVAVMDSGVIEGGLNVTLTIRLLMHGKEVGSIIGKKGESVKKMREESGARINISEGNCPERIITLAGPTTAIFKAFSMIIEKLEEDISSSMTNSTATSKPPVTLRIVVPASQCGSLIGKGGCKIKEIRESTGAQVQVAGDMLPNSTERAITIAGTPQSIIECVKQICVVMLESPPKGVTIPYRPKPSGSPVIFAGGQAYAVQGQHAIPQPDLTKLHQLAMQQSPFPIAQSNQGFTGMDASAQTSSHEMTIPNDLIGCIIGRQGAKINEIRQMSGAQIKIANPVDGSTDRQVTITGSPASISLAEYLINARLSSEATGLAAN, from the exons ATGGAATACCAG ATCGAACTCGGTGACCAAAGTCCCCAGTTCTGCACAGACCCCCAGGTTGCAGTTATGGACTCCGGTGTGATTGAAGGAGGACTCAATGTCACCCTTACCATAAGGCTGCTCATGCATGGCAAG GAAGTCGGAAGTATTATTGGAAAG AAAGGTGAATCTGTGAAGAAGATGAGAGAAGAG AGCGGGGCTCGCATCAATATCTCTGAGGGCAATTGTCCTGAGAGGATCATTACTTTAGCAGGTCCAACCACCGCCATCTTTAAAGCATTCTCTATGATCATTGAAAAGCTGGAAGAG GACATAAGCAGCTCAATGACAAACAGCACCGCTACCAGCAAGCCCCCGGTGACCCTACGCATTGTGGTGCCTGCCAGCCAGTGTGGCTCCCTCATCGGGAAGGGTGGCTGCAAGATCAAGGAAATCCGAGAG TCAACTGGTGCTCAGGTACAAGTGGCCGGAGACATGCTCCCCAACTCCACAGAGCGAGCCATCACCATCGCTGGTACTCCCCAGTCGATAATTGAGTGTGTGAAGCAGATCTGTGTGGTCATGCTTGAG TCTCCCCCTAAGGGCGTCACTATCCCCTACCGACCCAAACCTTCAGGATCCCCTGTCATCTTCGCTGGCGGACAG GCATATGCTGTACAAGGACAGCATGCGATTCCACAGCCAGAT CTCACCAAACTTCACCAGCTGGCGATGCAGCAGAGCCCCTTCCCCATCGCACAAAGTAACCAAGGATTCACTG GGATGGATGCTTCTGCTCAAACCAGTTCCCATGAGATGACCATTCCAAatgat CTGATTGGGTGCATCATTGGCCGCCAGGGAGCAAAGATCAACGAGATCAGGCAAATGTCAGGTGCCCAGATCAAGATTGCAAATCCAGTGGATGGATCGACTGACCGCCAGGTCACCATCACAGGCTCTCCCGCCAGCATCAGTCTGGCCGAGTACCTCATCAATGCCAG GCTTTCCTCTGAGGCCACAGGACTGGCAGCCAACTAG
- the LOC117446535 gene encoding poly(rC)-binding protein 2 isoform X2 has translation MDSGVIEGGLNVTLTIRLLMHGKEVGSIIGKKGESVKKMREESGARINISEGNCPERIITLAGPTTAIFKAFSMIIEKLEEDISSSMTNSTATSKPPVTLRIVVPASQCGSLIGKGGCKIKEIRESTGAQVQVAGDMLPNSTERAITIAGTPQSIIECVKQICVVMLESPPKGVTIPYRPKPSGSPVIFAGGQAYAVQGQHAIPQPDLTKLHQLAMQQSPFPIAQSNQGFTGMDASAQTSSHEMTIPNDLIGCIIGRQGAKINEIRQMSGAQIKIANPVDGSTDRQVTITGSPASISLAEYLINARLSSEATGLAAN, from the exons ATGGACTCCGGTGTGATTGAAGGAGGACTCAATGTCACCCTTACCATAAGGCTGCTCATGCATGGCAAG GAAGTCGGAAGTATTATTGGAAAG AAAGGTGAATCTGTGAAGAAGATGAGAGAAGAG AGCGGGGCTCGCATCAATATCTCTGAGGGCAATTGTCCTGAGAGGATCATTACTTTAGCAGGTCCAACCACCGCCATCTTTAAAGCATTCTCTATGATCATTGAAAAGCTGGAAGAG GACATAAGCAGCTCAATGACAAACAGCACCGCTACCAGCAAGCCCCCGGTGACCCTACGCATTGTGGTGCCTGCCAGCCAGTGTGGCTCCCTCATCGGGAAGGGTGGCTGCAAGATCAAGGAAATCCGAGAG TCAACTGGTGCTCAGGTACAAGTGGCCGGAGACATGCTCCCCAACTCCACAGAGCGAGCCATCACCATCGCTGGTACTCCCCAGTCGATAATTGAGTGTGTGAAGCAGATCTGTGTGGTCATGCTTGAG TCTCCCCCTAAGGGCGTCACTATCCCCTACCGACCCAAACCTTCAGGATCCCCTGTCATCTTCGCTGGCGGACAG GCATATGCTGTACAAGGACAGCATGCGATTCCACAGCCAGAT CTCACCAAACTTCACCAGCTGGCGATGCAGCAGAGCCCCTTCCCCATCGCACAAAGTAACCAAGGATTCACTG GGATGGATGCTTCTGCTCAAACCAGTTCCCATGAGATGACCATTCCAAatgat CTGATTGGGTGCATCATTGGCCGCCAGGGAGCAAAGATCAACGAGATCAGGCAAATGTCAGGTGCCCAGATCAAGATTGCAAATCCAGTGGATGGATCGACTGACCGCCAGGTCACCATCACAGGCTCTCCCGCCAGCATCAGTCTGGCCGAGTACCTCATCAATGCCAG GCTTTCCTCTGAGGCCACAGGACTGGCAGCCAACTAG
- the prr13 gene encoding proline-rich protein 13, which translates to MWPNQGPPPPMGPQNPAYPPGYNPAYPSAPPSGGLFPQPAHPAYPAGQHPAGPYPAGQYPAGQHPAGPYPAGQYPAGQHPAGPYPAGQYPAGMNPAMGPNVHPGAMPYGAPGQHPYPMAPGGYPVPPGGVHPGPYPHSPKGGHHKGHKGDHKGHHHGGLNPMGMGGMAGMGMGLAGHKGHKKMKKMKKMKKAHKGDKHGKSSSSSSSSSSSSSSD; encoded by the exons ATGTGGCCAAATCAAG GTCCTCCCCCTCCGATGGGCCCCCAAAACCCTGCCTACCCACCTGGCTACAACCCTGCCTATCCTTCTGCACCTCCATCAGGGGGACTATTTCCCCAACCTGCACACCCAGCATACCCGGCTGGGCAACACCCGGCAGGACCATATCCGGCTGGGCAATACCCGGCTGGGCAACACCCAGCAGGACCATATCCGGCTGGGCAATACCCGGCTGGGCAACACCCGGCAGGACCATATCCGGCTGGGCAATACCCAGCTGGCATGAACCCAGCCATGGGACCAAATGTACATCCAGGGGCGATGCCTTATGGAGCTCCTGGCCAGCATCCTTATCCTATGGCTCCAGGTGGATATCCAGTCCCTCCTGGGGGTGTTCACCCAGGTCCATACCCCCACTCTCCAAAAGGTGGTCACCATAAAGGCCACAAAGGTGACCACAAAGGTCATCATCATGGAGGCCTAAATCCCATGGGTATGGGGGGAATGGCTGGAATGGGAATGGGGCTGGCCGGGCATAAAGGCCACAAAAagatgaagaagatgaagaagatgaagaaagcACATAAAGGGGACAAACACGGCAAG tcctccagcagcagtagcagcagcagcagcagcagcagcagtgactAA
- the LOC117447027 gene encoding anti-Muellerian hormone type-2 receptor-like isoform X2, producing MILQQWWLMLAVECIFICITGQSSPQKRQCAFKNTTANKIFEDVGVVNGSVQVCESTQCCVGYYRIINDQPRVDILDLCNNNITWTSESEEPLPTYSYSMGKKKAAVIILIGTLLVLWLIIMILKEKQENPPSPDADSVSRLCSCQTRKTSEIDFTDVELQQIVGRGHFATVWEGKYKGSMVAVKVFPEVWKHTFTAEKEVYELPLMKHAGIVNFLGSGRTPYESSWLIVLQLAEYGSLHSYLCKHTTNWMLSVKLCQSLSQGVSYLHSDLHIHDVHKPPVAHRDFSSSNVLVRADGTCVLCDFGCSTILRFCSGHHRFHATNIEAHAQVGTLRYMPPEILEGSVNLRNGWCLLQGDIYALALLLWEILMRCSDLFEGGVAPQHLLPYELELGADVTLESLIQYVFHMEKRPSIPKDWALLPQGFVLQELLTDCWDCEPDARLTAQCVLSRLMNLQSSYSS from the exons ATGATCCTGCAGCAGTGGTGGCTGATGTTGGCTGTGG AGTGCATCTTTATTTGCATCACCGGCCAATCTTCTCCTCAGAAGAGACAGTGTGCATTCAAAAATACTACTGCGAACAAAATATTCGAAGATGTGGGTGTTGTGAATGGGTCGGTCCAGGTCTGTGAGAGCACCCAATGCTGCGTGGGCTATTATCGGATCATCAATGACCAGCCACGGGTTGACATTCTCG ACCtctgcaacaacaacatcacTTGGACCTCAGAGTCAGAAGAGCCTCTACCCACCTACTCTTATTCTATGG GTAAAAAAAAGGCTGCTGTGATTATTCTTATTGGAACTCTGCTAGTCCTGTGGCTCATAATTATGATATTGAAAGAGAAAC AGGAGAATCCACCCTCCCCTGATGCTGACAGTGTCTCACGACTGTGTTCCTGCCAAACAAGAAAAACCTCTGAGATTGACTTTACTGACGTTGAACTACAGCAG ATTGTGGGCCGTGGGCATTTTGCCACTGTCTGGGAGGGGAAATACAAGGGATCCATGGTTGCTGTGaaagttttccctgaagtatGGAAACATACCTTTACTGCAGAGAAGGAGGTCTATGAGCTACCACTGATGAAGCATGCTGGGATTGTCAACTTCCTGGGCTCTGGGAGGACACCATATGAAAGCAGTTGGCTAATTGTCCTGCAATTAGCTGAATAT GGCTCTCTCCACTCCTATCTGTGTAAACACACCACCAACTGGATGTTGTCAGTGAAGCTGTGCCAGTCTTTATCGCAGGGAGTTTCCTATCTCCACTCTGACCTTCACATACATG ATGTGCATAAACCCCCTGTGGCCCACAGAGACTTCAGCAGCTCAAACGTGCTTGTAAGAGCAGATGGTACCTGTGTCTTGTGTGATTTTGGATGCTCAACCATCCTGAGATTTTGTTCAGGACATCACAGGTTCCATGCGACAAACATAGAG GCCCATGCTCAGGTGGGCACGCTGCGCTACATGCCCCCTGAGATCCTGGAAGGCTCTGTGAACCTCAGAAACGGCTGGTGTCTACTGCAGGGAGACATCTACGCTCTGGCCCTGCTGCTGTGGGAGATCTTGATGCGTTGCTCTGATTTATTTGAAG GCGGTGTTGCTCCACAGCATCTGTTGCCTTATGAATTAGAGCTGGGAGCCGATGTAACCCTGGAGAGCCTCATCCAGTATGTGTTTCACATGGAGAAAAGACCCTCCATACCTAAAGACTGGGCACTGCTACCACAG GGATTTGTGCTGCAGGAGCTCCTGACAGATTGTTGGGACTGTGAGCCGGATGCTCGACTGACCGCTCAGTGTGTATTGAGCAGATTAATGAATCTTCAGTCTTCTTACTCTTCATAA
- the LOC117447027 gene encoding anti-Muellerian hormone type-2 receptor-like isoform X1 — MILQQWWLMLAVECIFICITGQSSPQKRQCAFKNTTANKIFEDVGVVNGSVQVCESTQCCVGYYRIINDQPRVDILACDIVEMSCPNNACMAQPAQVLNNITSIKCACNTDLCNNNITWTSESEEPLPTYSYSMGKKKAAVIILIGTLLVLWLIIMILKEKQENPPSPDADSVSRLCSCQTRKTSEIDFTDVELQQIVGRGHFATVWEGKYKGSMVAVKVFPEVWKHTFTAEKEVYELPLMKHAGIVNFLGSGRTPYESSWLIVLQLAEYGSLHSYLCKHTTNWMLSVKLCQSLSQGVSYLHSDLHIHDVHKPPVAHRDFSSSNVLVRADGTCVLCDFGCSTILRFCSGHHRFHATNIEAHAQVGTLRYMPPEILEGSVNLRNGWCLLQGDIYALALLLWEILMRCSDLFEGGVAPQHLLPYELELGADVTLESLIQYVFHMEKRPSIPKDWALLPQGFVLQELLTDCWDCEPDARLTAQCVLSRLMNLQSSYSS, encoded by the exons ATGATCCTGCAGCAGTGGTGGCTGATGTTGGCTGTGG AGTGCATCTTTATTTGCATCACCGGCCAATCTTCTCCTCAGAAGAGACAGTGTGCATTCAAAAATACTACTGCGAACAAAATATTCGAAGATGTGGGTGTTGTGAATGGGTCGGTCCAGGTCTGTGAGAGCACCCAATGCTGCGTGGGCTATTATCGGATCATCAATGACCAGCCACGGGTTGACATTCTCG CTTGTGATATTGTTGAAATGTCTTGCCCAAACAACGCCTGCATGGCACAACCAGCACAAGTACTGAACAACATTACCTCCATTAAATGTGCGTGCAACACAGACCtctgcaacaacaacatcacTTGGACCTCAGAGTCAGAAGAGCCTCTACCCACCTACTCTTATTCTATGG GTAAAAAAAAGGCTGCTGTGATTATTCTTATTGGAACTCTGCTAGTCCTGTGGCTCATAATTATGATATTGAAAGAGAAAC AGGAGAATCCACCCTCCCCTGATGCTGACAGTGTCTCACGACTGTGTTCCTGCCAAACAAGAAAAACCTCTGAGATTGACTTTACTGACGTTGAACTACAGCAG ATTGTGGGCCGTGGGCATTTTGCCACTGTCTGGGAGGGGAAATACAAGGGATCCATGGTTGCTGTGaaagttttccctgaagtatGGAAACATACCTTTACTGCAGAGAAGGAGGTCTATGAGCTACCACTGATGAAGCATGCTGGGATTGTCAACTTCCTGGGCTCTGGGAGGACACCATATGAAAGCAGTTGGCTAATTGTCCTGCAATTAGCTGAATAT GGCTCTCTCCACTCCTATCTGTGTAAACACACCACCAACTGGATGTTGTCAGTGAAGCTGTGCCAGTCTTTATCGCAGGGAGTTTCCTATCTCCACTCTGACCTTCACATACATG ATGTGCATAAACCCCCTGTGGCCCACAGAGACTTCAGCAGCTCAAACGTGCTTGTAAGAGCAGATGGTACCTGTGTCTTGTGTGATTTTGGATGCTCAACCATCCTGAGATTTTGTTCAGGACATCACAGGTTCCATGCGACAAACATAGAG GCCCATGCTCAGGTGGGCACGCTGCGCTACATGCCCCCTGAGATCCTGGAAGGCTCTGTGAACCTCAGAAACGGCTGGTGTCTACTGCAGGGAGACATCTACGCTCTGGCCCTGCTGCTGTGGGAGATCTTGATGCGTTGCTCTGATTTATTTGAAG GCGGTGTTGCTCCACAGCATCTGTTGCCTTATGAATTAGAGCTGGGAGCCGATGTAACCCTGGAGAGCCTCATCCAGTATGTGTTTCACATGGAGAAAAGACCCTCCATACCTAAAGACTGGGCACTGCTACCACAG GGATTTGTGCTGCAGGAGCTCCTGACAGATTGTTGGGACTGTGAGCCGGATGCTCGACTGACCGCTCAGTGTGTATTGAGCAGATTAATGAATCTTCAGTCTTCTTACTCTTCATAA
- the LOC117446852 gene encoding cell division cycle-associated protein 7-like: MDSHLEDEDQPDLSPKKQRVTSKLFYGPQKFQLRVALRSTPSTQQSTDEEEAEEEEKMTKKRVLKRAGKTTPAKKRKRVACEDVETAVDPAKDKGSDSAEDVPASFLDKRERTIKANKAMLAQLMSDLKKMPGGAGILKNQASPEMKKEKNSRPPRSAAAAGETRRNPERASRRQTRSMGGFEGPLSPKKEEVEWSLEEELLEVRQAPRRRAPRPTACKPHCIRPVEDITEEEIELVADIMTEKVYNRDTGTTCHQCRQKTVDTKTCCRSEDCRGIVGQFCGPCLKNRYGEDVKKALRDPDWKCPPCRGICNCSFCRKREGRCPTGILFPLAKYHGFSDVHSYLSSLRSKLKNEDNDVEM; this comes from the exons ATG GATTCACATTTGGAAGATGAAGACCAGCCTGACCTTTCACCCAAGAAGCAGAGGGTCACATCTAAACTATTTTATGGGCCCCAAAAATTCCAGCTGAGAGTGGCACTTCGATCCACTCCCTCTACCCAGCAGTCCACCGATGAAGAGGAGGCAGAAGAGGAAGAGAAGATGACCAAGAAGAGAGTGCTAAAGCGGGCAGGAAAGACCACTCCGGCAAAGAAGAGGAAACGTGTTGCATGTGAAGATGTAGAGACAGCCGTAGATCCTGCGAAAGATAAAGGATCCGATTCAGCAGAAGATGTACCTGCCTCCTTCCTGGACAAGAGAGAACGGACCATCAAGGCCAACAAAGCAATG TTGGCTCAGCTGATGTCGGACCTGAAGAAGATGCCAGGAGGTGCAGGGATTCTAAAAAACCAAGCCAGCCCAGAGATGAAGAAAGAGAAAAATTCT CGTCCCCCTCGCTCTGCTGCAGCTGCaggagagaccaggaggaacccAGAGCGGGCGTCTCGCAGACAGACTCGCTCTATGGGGGGATTTGAGGGACCTTTATCcccaaagaaggaagaagtggaGTGGAGCTTGGAGGAGGAGCTGCTGGAG GTACGTCAAGCCCCACGGCGCCGTGCCCCGCGGCCTACTGCGTGCAAGCCTCATTGTATCCGTCCTGTGGAGGACATCACAGAGGAAGAGATTGAGCTGGTGGCCGACATCATGACTGAAAAAGTCTACAACAGAGACACA GGCACGACATGTCATCAGTGCCGTCAGAAAACAGTTGACACCAAGACGTGCTGCCGCAGTGAGGACTGCAGAGGGATTGTGGGTCAGTTCTGTGGGCCGTGTCTGAAAAACAGATACGGAGAGGATGTGAAGAAGGCTCTGCGTGATCCA GATTGGAAGTGTCCTCCCTGTCGTGGCATTTGCAACTGCAGCTTCTGCCGGAAGCGTGAGGGCCGCTGCCCGACCGGCATCCTCTTCCCTCTTGCCAAGTACCACGGCTTCTCTGACGTCCACTCCTACCTCAGCAG CCTCCGGAGTAAACTGAAGAATGAGGACAACGATGTAGAGATGTGA